A genomic region of Gemmata massiliana contains the following coding sequences:
- a CDS encoding transposase has protein sequence MPSQKTSRKYFVRLEKAGNSCTCDDWQLRQKDCKHILAARIVAQREKAEKGPELNDEVPPKKKTYVQKWATYNQSQITEKHRFLELLADLAKGVEELPSNGGRPRTPITDVIFACVYKVCSTVSSRRFGSDLLDAHKNGFLSKKMHPNKINTHLEDPALTPILKRLIEVSSSPLRSVETCFAADSTGFSTNRHIRWFDEKYGAERSKREFVKVHACCGTKTHIVTAVEILDKDANDCPQFQPLVEATAKNFKVEKVTADKAYLSKENLSFVERLGGTAYIPFKSNSVKGEAGSVWERMYLYYNLRRDEFLKHYHARSNVESVFSMIKAKFRDNVRSKTDVAMHNEAYCKFLCHNIFVVIQSCLELGISACFLKENQIAMAC, from the coding sequence GTGCCATCTCAGAAGACCAGCCGAAAGTACTTTGTTCGTCTTGAAAAAGCAGGGAATTCCTGCACTTGCGATGATTGGCAACTACGTCAGAAAGATTGCAAGCACATCCTTGCCGCTCGGATTGTTGCGCAACGAGAGAAGGCTGAAAAAGGCCCGGAACTGAACGACGAAGTCCCACCGAAGAAAAAGACCTACGTTCAGAAGTGGGCGACTTACAACCAATCGCAGATTACGGAAAAGCACCGCTTCCTTGAACTGCTCGCCGATCTCGCCAAAGGAGTTGAGGAACTCCCGTCGAATGGCGGACGCCCACGAACTCCTATCACTGACGTGATCTTCGCTTGCGTTTACAAGGTCTGCTCGACCGTGAGCAGCCGTCGGTTCGGAAGTGATCTCTTGGACGCGCACAAGAACGGGTTTCTGTCCAAGAAGATGCACCCGAACAAGATCAACACTCACCTCGAAGATCCAGCGCTGACACCGATCTTGAAGCGGTTAATCGAAGTAAGCAGTTCTCCGTTGCGATCCGTCGAAACGTGCTTTGCCGCCGACTCGACGGGGTTCAGTACCAACCGTCACATTCGCTGGTTTGATGAAAAATACGGGGCTGAACGTTCCAAACGCGAGTTCGTCAAAGTGCATGCTTGTTGCGGCACGAAGACCCACATCGTCACAGCCGTAGAAATTCTGGACAAAGATGCGAATGATTGTCCTCAGTTCCAGCCGCTGGTGGAAGCGACAGCGAAGAACTTCAAGGTTGAGAAGGTAACGGCTGATAAGGCTTACTTGAGCAAAGAAAACCTGAGTTTTGTTGAACGATTAGGGGGAACTGCTTACATTCCCTTCAAGTCGAATAGTGTAAAAGGGGAAGCTGGTAGCGTTTGGGAGCGGATGTATTTGTATTACAACCTTCGTCGCGATGAGTTCTTGAAGCACTATCACGCACGGTCGAATGTGGAGAGCGTGTTTAGCATGATTAAGGCAAAATTTCGGGATAATGTGCGTAGTAAGACGGATGTGGCAATGCATAATGAAGCATATTGTAAATTTTTATGTCACAATATTTTCGTAGTGATTCAGAGTTGTTTGGAGTTAGGGATTTCTGCTTGTTTCTTGAAAGAGAATCAAATAGCTATGGCGTGCTGA
- a CDS encoding beta strand repeat-containing protein: MSFRTNRDVPRGQPTCGPWGWSGPMTSGAPRPVRLSVEALEDRVVPALVAQRGDFVMIGNTLAQDAGPGVIAPVTGTVGGVGSNTSDTAPDVYWRADSPTNGSATADTTITALNARTTAVLNLPAGATVTHAYLYWAGTGAPDNNALIERPGTFSQSVTATATYTAALNGPAYMGVADVTALVQQYGTGAYRIGDVDSLPLANVNHSSLFAGWSIVVIYARSSDPFRTFFISDQLNQVLSGGSTTITLNGFTVSNPGGRLGVIAFDGDDSLSGDGLSVNGIALSNANNPANNIFNGTRTNNGAVVSDPNDLPRLTGGPRSMSGIDIDTFDLAGALVGGQTQATAQATTNSDVYLVGPLVLAINSFAPEFGPSTLTATDVNGGPLLAGDVVTYTVTVQNLGDDASVGSALAAALPTGVTYVPGSIHITSGSNTGTQTDATGDDAGGYDPVSRTVSVNLGTGAGSGGGGRIGIAETTTVTFQVIVNVGATQVVMPVTVSGASETGTTAVATTLTSTLNVTSNTAPTLTDLDGDSVPWAGVGNTVRLDAGTPLTIGDADLDALNGGLGNWAGAALTVWRSGTAVTTDVFGFDLTGALFTVNGNTLEANGLAFATFTSTAGVLTVAFTSTGTTATTALVQDVLRRVTYRNDTPAGDASVRFELSDGVIAAAATVTVTSNEIYVNDTGDTADADRNTITLREAAAIAATQPGAQTIRFTAAAFATPRTITLGSPLALDANLMIDASGAAGVTITGAGLQLGGALTYIAGAGDSDTIAVTITGSGSVTKAGAGTLTLSGANTYTGTTTVSGGTLSIASGTNLGAGTVALAAGATLEVIGTTTLANTITGAGTLTKNGAGTLTLSGANSYGNTVVAGGTLSIASDANLGTGGVTLGAGTTLEITGATTVDNAVALTGAATIRTGADVLLSGAIGGAFALTKTGTGALALSAANTHSGTFTISAGTVFVTGTLASSAVVVSAGAVLGGTGTVTGPVTAAGTVAAGVAGVGVLTLSGGVTFQSGGTVAVDLNGSAAGTGYDQMATGPVVLTGATLSTVLGFAPSGGTNFVIINNTSGSPITGTFNGLPEGATITIGGVLFTISYVGGTGNDVVLTIPLPRTVSIGDVTASEGADGLTTFVFTVRLSGPVVVPVTVPYTTVGGTATAGTDFVSTTGTLTFAPGVTELTILVSVIGDPVPESDEQFTVVLAGAANATIARGTATGTIADDDPPRIVIGVGTSGATAGIVQPVNPLTGALGESVRPYVGFAGDVRVSSGDIDGDGLIDMITGAGPGPMGGHVKVLDGRTGADRFSFLAFEGFRGGVQVSTGDIDGDGHADIIVAADAGAVPHVKVFSGLDGSLLRSFLAYDAGFRGGVRVSAADVNGDGFDDVVTMSGVGSAPHLRVFSGADGTDLVSALVAGRATGGLYVAAGDLDGDGRAEVVTGAGFGDPPIVNVYSGRDESVQKTFLAYLEGFVGGVRVGVEEVNGRAMILTGAGPGAGPHLCAFESDGGDPPLSMFVGSTDVHGGVYVG; encoded by the coding sequence ATGTCGTTCCGCACCAACCGGGACGTGCCACGTGGCCAACCGACCTGCGGACCGTGGGGCTGGTCAGGTCCGATGACCAGTGGGGCGCCTCGACCGGTCCGGCTCTCGGTCGAGGCGCTCGAGGACCGGGTGGTCCCGGCGCTCGTCGCGCAGCGCGGCGACTTCGTCATGATCGGCAACACGCTGGCCCAGGACGCCGGACCGGGCGTGATCGCGCCGGTCACCGGGACGGTCGGGGGTGTCGGCAGCAACACGAGCGACACCGCGCCCGACGTGTACTGGCGCGCCGACAGCCCGACCAACGGCTCCGCGACCGCGGACACCACTATCACGGCCCTGAACGCACGCACCACGGCCGTCCTGAACCTGCCCGCGGGCGCGACGGTCACACACGCATACCTATACTGGGCGGGCACCGGTGCGCCGGACAACAACGCACTCATCGAGCGCCCCGGCACGTTCTCCCAGAGCGTCACCGCGACCGCCACCTATACCGCGGCGCTCAACGGCCCGGCCTACATGGGCGTGGCCGACGTCACGGCGCTGGTGCAGCAGTACGGCACCGGTGCGTACCGCATCGGCGACGTGGACTCGCTGCCGCTCGCCAACGTGAACCACTCGTCGCTCTTCGCCGGTTGGTCGATCGTCGTTATTTACGCCCGGAGCAGCGACCCGTTCCGCACCTTCTTCATCTCCGATCAGCTCAACCAGGTGCTCAGCGGCGGCTCTACCACGATCACGCTCAACGGGTTCACGGTGTCCAACCCGGGCGGGCGCCTCGGGGTCATTGCGTTCGACGGCGACGACTCGCTGAGCGGGGACGGGCTGTCGGTGAACGGCATCGCGCTGTCCAACGCCAACAACCCCGCGAACAACATCTTCAACGGCACCCGGACGAACAACGGGGCCGTCGTGAGCGACCCCAACGATCTGCCCCGGCTGACCGGGGGGCCGCGCAGCATGAGCGGCATCGACATCGACACGTTCGACCTCGCCGGGGCACTGGTCGGCGGGCAGACCCAGGCGACCGCCCAGGCCACCACGAACAGTGACGTGTACCTCGTCGGCCCGCTGGTCCTCGCGATCAACAGCTTCGCCCCGGAGTTCGGCCCCTCCACCCTCACCGCGACCGACGTGAACGGCGGCCCGCTGCTGGCGGGCGACGTGGTGACCTACACCGTTACGGTGCAGAACCTCGGGGACGACGCCTCGGTAGGCTCCGCACTGGCGGCCGCGCTGCCGACCGGCGTGACCTACGTGCCCGGGTCGATTCACATCACTTCGGGCTCCAATACCGGCACGCAGACGGACGCCACGGGCGACGACGCGGGCGGGTACGATCCGGTCAGTCGGACCGTGTCCGTGAACCTCGGTACCGGGGCCGGGAGTGGAGGAGGCGGCCGGATCGGGATCGCGGAGACCACGACCGTCACGTTCCAGGTGATCGTGAACGTCGGCGCCACGCAGGTAGTTATGCCGGTGACCGTGTCCGGGGCGAGCGAGACCGGCACCACGGCGGTCGCGACCACGCTGACCAGCACCCTGAACGTTACCTCGAACACCGCACCGACGCTGACCGACCTGGACGGCGACTCGGTCCCCTGGGCCGGGGTCGGTAACACCGTGCGCCTGGACGCCGGGACGCCTCTCACGATCGGCGACGCGGACCTGGACGCGCTGAACGGCGGCCTCGGGAACTGGGCCGGCGCCGCGCTGACCGTCTGGCGGTCCGGTACCGCGGTCACCACTGACGTGTTCGGGTTTGATCTGACCGGCGCGCTGTTCACTGTCAACGGGAACACCCTCGAAGCGAATGGTTTGGCGTTCGCCACGTTCACCAGCACCGCGGGCGTGCTCACGGTCGCCTTTACTAGCACCGGTACCACCGCCACCACCGCACTGGTGCAAGACGTGCTGCGCCGCGTTACGTACCGGAACGACACCCCCGCCGGCGACGCTTCCGTGCGATTCGAGCTGAGCGACGGGGTTATTGCTGCTGCGGCCACAGTCACGGTGACTTCCAACGAAATCTACGTGAACGACACCGGCGACACCGCCGATGCCGACCGCAACACGATTACTCTGCGCGAGGCCGCGGCGATCGCGGCGACCCAGCCGGGCGCACAAACGATCCGGTTCACGGCCGCTGCCTTCGCTACCCCGCGGACGATCACGCTCGGTTCCCCTCTCGCACTCGACGCGAACCTGATGATTGACGCCAGCGGGGCGGCGGGCGTCACGATCACCGGCGCCGGTCTGCAACTGGGCGGCGCGCTCACTTACATTGCGGGCGCCGGTGATAGTGACACGATCGCGGTCACGATTACGGGAAGCGGGAGCGTAACGAAGGCTGGTGCCGGAACACTCACTCTCTCCGGCGCAAACACATACACCGGTACAACTACAGTGTCCGGCGGCACGCTGAGTATCGCGAGCGGCACGAACCTCGGCGCGGGAACGGTGGCGCTGGCCGCGGGCGCGACCCTGGAAGTTATCGGCACAACCACGCTCGCCAATACGATCACCGGCGCCGGCACGCTGACCAAGAACGGGGCCGGCACGCTGACCCTGTCGGGGGCGAACAGCTACGGGAACACCGTAGTTGCTGGCGGCACGCTGAGCATCGCGAGTGACGCTAACCTCGGAACCGGGGGCGTGACACTGGGTGCCGGCACGACCCTGGAAATCACCGGCGCGACTACGGTCGACAACGCGGTCGCGCTCACTGGCGCCGCGACGATCCGCACCGGGGCCGATGTGCTGCTGTCCGGCGCCATTGGCGGCGCGTTCGCACTGACCAAGACCGGCACCGGCGCGCTCGCTCTATCCGCCGCGAACACACACAGCGGCACGTTTACGATCAGCGCCGGGACCGTGTTCGTGACCGGCACCCTCGCGAGTTCGGCGGTCGTCGTGAGTGCGGGGGCCGTGCTCGGTGGGACCGGGACCGTAACCGGTCCGGTGACCGCGGCGGGCACTGTGGCCGCTGGTGTTGCCGGAGTCGGCGTTCTGACGCTGTCCGGCGGGGTTACGTTCCAGAGCGGCGGGACGGTCGCGGTCGACCTGAACGGAAGCGCGGCCGGCACCGGATACGACCAGATGGCGACCGGGCCGGTCGTCCTGACGGGCGCGACGCTCTCCACCGTACTCGGGTTCGCGCCGTCGGGCGGGACGAACTTCGTCATCATCAACAACACTAGCGGGAGCCCGATCACCGGCACCTTCAACGGATTGCCCGAGGGCGCGACGATCACAATCGGCGGGGTGCTGTTCACCATCAGTTACGTCGGTGGCACCGGGAACGACGTGGTTCTCACGATTCCGCTGCCCCGGACGGTGTCGATCGGGGACGTCACCGCGAGTGAAGGCGCGGACGGGCTTACCACGTTCGTGTTCACGGTGCGCCTGTCCGGACCGGTTGTCGTGCCGGTGACGGTCCCTTACACCACCGTTGGTGGCACCGCCACAGCCGGCACCGACTTCGTCTCCACTACGGGCACTCTGACCTTCGCGCCGGGCGTTACGGAACTGACGATTCTCGTCTCCGTGATCGGCGACCCGGTGCCGGAGTCGGACGAACAGTTCACTGTGGTGCTCGCGGGGGCGGCGAACGCGACTATCGCACGCGGCACCGCCACCGGCACCATCGCCGACGATGATCCGCCGCGGATCGTGATCGGTGTCGGCACGAGCGGCGCGACGGCCGGTATCGTTCAACCGGTGAACCCACTTACTGGCGCGCTGGGCGAATCGGTCCGGCCCTATGTGGGCTTCGCCGGGGACGTCCGGGTGTCTTCGGGCGACATCGACGGGGACGGGCTCATCGACATGATTACCGGCGCGGGGCCGGGACCGATGGGCGGGCACGTGAAGGTGCTCGACGGCCGGACCGGGGCCGATCGGTTCAGCTTCCTGGCGTTCGAGGGGTTCCGTGGCGGGGTCCAGGTGTCGACCGGTGACATTGACGGGGACGGGCACGCGGACATCATCGTAGCGGCGGACGCGGGCGCGGTCCCGCACGTGAAGGTGTTCAGCGGACTCGACGGGTCGCTGCTGCGGAGCTTCCTGGCCTACGACGCGGGGTTCCGCGGTGGGGTGCGGGTGTCCGCGGCGGACGTGAACGGGGACGGGTTCGACGACGTTGTGACTATGAGCGGCGTGGGTTCGGCGCCGCACCTGCGGGTGTTCAGTGGCGCCGACGGGACCGATCTGGTCAGCGCTTTGGTCGCGGGGCGCGCGACCGGCGGGCTGTACGTTGCGGCCGGCGACCTCGACGGCGACGGGCGGGCCGAGGTGGTGACCGGGGCCGGCTTCGGTGACCCGCCGATAGTGAACGTGTACAGCGGCCGGGACGAGTCCGTTCAGAAGACCTTCCTCGCGTACCTCGAAGGGTTTGTCGGCGGCGTGCGTGTGGGGGTCGAAGAGGTGAACGGGCGGGCGATGATCCTGACGGGCGCCGGCCCGGGGGCGGGGCCGCACCTGTGTGCGTTCGAGTCCGACGGCGGTGACCCGCCGCTGAGCATGTTCGTTGGTTCGACCGACGTACACGGCGGTGTGTACGTCGGTTGA